The Streptomyces capitiformicae genome contains the following window.
TCGTCGTCGAAGCCGGTGACGGCCGTGCCGCCCTTGGGTTCCCCGAGCAGGTCCTCGGCGTACACGGCGTCGAGGAGTTCCTGGCACTCGGGGGGGTCGGTCCTGCCCTTGAGGAGGCCGTCGCGCCAGGTGGCGGCGCCCTGGGTGCCGGCCCAGGCGCCGCCGAGGTCGTCCTGGCGCAGCAGCGCGCTCCTGGCGCGGGCGTCGGTGAGGGCGCCGGGGCCGGGAGAGGCGGTCGTCGGCGAGGCGGGTGCCGAGGTCTCCACGGAGGCGGCCTCGGGGAAGCCGCGCGGGTGTTCCTTCGTCTGCATCACGCATCCCGACACCCCGGCGAGCATCGCGGCGCCCACGACCTGGGCCAGAACACGGTACGAACGACGCATGGCGGAGCCTCCCGAGAACACGGCGTATGCCTCCACGGCACCACCGCCCGGACCCGCCCACCAGCGCACGAGGGCGTACGGGTGACCGACTCCCCGTCCCCTGCCCCCCGGAGCCCGGAAAAAAGTGCGGCGCCGGTGTCATCCACCCCGTGCGTCACCGGGGTTTTCAGGGGTGACCGACCTACACACCTATGGGGGTTGTCCGTTCATGACCATGGCACGGATGCACAGATACGTCGCCGTCGCAGCGCTGACCACGTTGCTGGCGGGGGCGCCGACGATGTCGTACGCCGTCTCACGGGGGGAGACGGCGCACGGCACCTCGGTGGCGGTGGCCACCGCCACCGCCACCGCCGTCAAGAAGGCTCCGACTCCGCGTATCGTCGAGCCCGGTGAGCGCGTCGTCGGCGCGCCCGGGTTCGAGTTGTGGCTGACCGCGGAGGGCAAGCACTGGGTGGAGCCGGACATACCCGACTTCCCGCAGTTCCGGAGCGTGGTCGACGGCAACATCGACCTGAGCCAACCGGGGGTGTCGATGCAGGCCGGCGGCTTCGAGGGGCGCTACTACCTCTCCGGTCTCTACTACGGCGGCAGGGGCACCGCCTCCCGCGTCGTCATCGAGACCGACGCGGGCCCGGTGCGCGGCAAGCTGATCGAGCTGGCCGGGAAGCCGGGCTGGGGCGTCTGGTACGCCACGACCGCGATCCCCGCCGACGCCGACGAGGACTTCCTCGGCAGCGTCACCGTCTACAACACCAGAGGCCGCGTGTACGCGCAGCTGCCGAGGTTCTGAGCACAGCCGCCGATACGACACCAGGCCACCAAGTGACCGTGTGGGCAAGGGACTTGATCACCCCCTCGCCCGCACGGCACGCCCGACCCCGAGGACCGCCGTCCGTGCCGCAGGAGAATCCCGGATCGCCCGAGGGTGGCGACTTCGCCGCGTACGCCACCGCGGCCTGGCCCCGGCTGGTGCGGACCGCGCACATGCTGACCGGCGACTTCCACGAGGCCGAGGATCTCGTGCAGACCACGCTGGCGAAGGTGTACGCCCGCTGGCGGCGCATCCCGCGTGACGACGTCGACTTCTACGTGCGTCGCTCGCTCGTCAACAACAACATCAGCCGCGTACGGAAGAGACGCGTGGCCCATCTGCTGACGCCGTTCCTGCCCGAGCGGGTGCACGAGCGGCAGGCCGGGCACGCGGACACGGTCGCCCAACGGGCCGCCGTCACCCAGGCGTTGGCCGCCCTGTCGGCGCGGCAGCGGTCCGTGCTGGTGCTCCGCTTCTGGGAGGACCTGTCCGAGAACGAGATCGCCGAGCTGCTCGGCTGCTCCCTCGGCACGGTCAAGACCCATGTCCGGCGCGGGCTGTCGGCCCTGCGCGCCCACCCGGTGTTCGCCACCGCCCAGATCGAGGACCGCTCCTCGCCCGTCCCCGGAGCCCGCTCATGAACCACCGACCCTCCTCCGAGGCCCCCGCCGACACCGGGCAGCGGCTGCGCGAGGCGTTCGCCGAGGTCGCGTACGACGTCACACCGCCGCCCGTGCCGCTGGCGGCGATCGAACGCGATGGCCGCAGGCGCCGGTCGCGCCGCCGGGCCGCCGTGCTGAGCACCGGGTGCGGACTGCTGCTGCTCCCGTTCGTGATGCTGGCCCTCCGCCCGGACGGCCCCTCGGACTCGGTCGAGCCGATGTCGCCCCCGGCAACGAGTCGCCAGGCCACGCACTCGGCCTCGCCCTCGTCCTCACCTTCCCCCTCGCGGCCCTCCGCCCCGCCCGCCGGGAAGGTGCACGTCGTCGAGCCGGGCGAGCGGGTGACCGTCGCGGGCGGTACGAAGCTGTGGCTGACGGCGGAGGGCAAGCACTGGCAGGACCCGCCCGTGGAACCGGGCGACCCCGGTCTGGAGGAGTTCAGGAGCATCGTCGACGGCAACCTCGACACCAGCGCGCCGGGCATCTCCATGCAGGGCTCGGGCTCCGCCACCGGCGGCTACACCGTCCATGGCCTCTTCTACGGCGTCCGGTCCGCGGCGACCCGGGTCGAGGTGACGGCCTACGACGGCGAGATCATCGACGGCACGGTCCTGCGTCTGAAGGGCAACACCGGCTGGGGCGTCTACTCCGCCCAGGTGAAGGTCCCGGAGGAACTGGCCCGCTCGCTCGACTTCGATGGCCCCGTGGACAAGGTCACGGTCTACGACGCCGCCGGCGAGGTGATCGCGGAGATGGACTTCGGCAGGTGAGCGCGCCCGTCGGCGGTTCCAGGTCGGTAGAGGCGCTCACACCCCGGCAGTACGACCCCGGCCGCGCCCGCGACGGGTACGTCGAGCGCGGGGTTACGCGGCAACAACCGGCTGAAGACCCGCTCGGGCACGAGGGCCCCGACCCGGTGGCAGCCAGCGCGAGCCCACCGGGCACGGCGTAGACGAAAACGCGTGTCCACACCCCACCCAAGCTGTCGGCGGCGGCTGTGGACCACCCCGGAATCCTCAGAGTGGCGGCTGTGCGGGCGCCGGCCCGAGGGTGGTGGTACCGGGGGTGGTGCGGTGCCCCAGCCCGGTGCGGTACGCGTCCAACGCGGCCTCGACTCGGCCCGTACGGCGGTACAGGTCGCCCAGCAACCGACACAGGTCGGCGAGGTCACCGGCGGCACCCGCCCGCTCCAGCAGGCTCAGCGCCCGTACGTAGTGCTCCTCGGCGGCGTCCATGGCGCGGGCGTCCTCGGCGATGATGCCGAGGAGGCGGTGCGCGGCGGCGGAGTGGAGGGCGCCGCGTTCGGAGGTGAGGTCGCTGATGACCTCGCGGAGCAGTTCGGAGGCCTCGTCGGACTTGCCGCGGCGGTGCAGTACGTCGGCGAGTTCGACGGCGACCTGGCTGGTGTAGAGGGCGGCGCGCTTGGCGGAGAGCATGCAGCGGGCCTCGCGCAGTTCGGCCTCGGCGCGCTCGTAGTCGCCGTTCTGGGCGTGGAGGTAGCCGCGCATCCAGTGGCAGTTGGCGAGCTCGGTGCGGGTCTGGAGCTGCCGGTACAGCTCGGAGGCCTTGGCGAGCGACGCGTCGGCCTCGGCTGTTCGCCCCTCGGCGATCATGGTGCGGGCGACGGCGCGGTGCATCCGGGCCACGAGGGCCGGGTCGCCGGACTGCGGGGCGAGGGCGAGCGCCAGCTCGGCGGCCTGGGCGGCGCGGGCGTGGGCGCCCATGTCCATGTACGGCCCGATGACGCCGGCGTAGAGGACGAGCAGCGCGTCGGGGTCATGCATGCCGGTGCGGTTCAGCTCGTCCAGGGTGGACTCGAACAGATAGCAGGAGTAGCGGAGTTCACCGGCGAGGTAGTGGGCGACGGCGCGGCCGCGCAGCGCGGGGACGCGGGCCGGGAGCGGGGCGTCGCCGAGGCGCTGCTCGGCCTGTTCGAACCGTAGCTGCGCGGTCTGAAGGTCCCCGGTCTCCAGCGCGCACTCGCCGAGGCCGAGCAGGGCGTCGGCCTGCTCGTTCATCAGGCCGTGCTCCTCGGCCTCGGCGAGCACGAACTCGAACCCCTCGGCGGCGGCCTCCGTGGCGCCGGTGGCGAAGGTGCGCTGGGCGCCGGTCAGCCGCAGTCGCAGTTCGGTGGCGAAGCCGGCGGGGCGGCCCGTGGCCAGTTCCTCGTAGCCGACGCCGAGCCGCTCGGCGATGTGCCGCAGTGCCGGCTCGGAGGCGCGGACCCGGCCGGCCTCCACGGTGGAGATGTACGCCGGGGTGTACACGGGTTCCGCCAACTGCCTTTGCGTGAGGCCGCGTTCCGTCCGCAGTTGCTGCACCCTGCGCCCGATGACCTCGGGGTCGTCACGCTCGGCCATGCCTGCCATGGCGTAAGCATGCCAGTCAGCGCGCCTGCGGCGGCCTCTTCACCCCAACTCCCCACCGCACTCTTGCCGTTGGTAGGCCAAAGCCTTACGTTAAGCAGCGTATAAAGCGTGCTTAATGAGCCAATCAGCCACTTCCGGCAGCCGCCCCCACTGCCGCCGTAGCCGCTGCGAGGTCCCCGTGATCCGAGACCTGCTCACCCGCCACACCCGCCCCCTCGCCGCCGCGCTCCTCGCGGTGGCGGCACTGATGACCGTGGCCAACGCGATCCCCCGCTGAGCCCCGGAGCGCCGTACCCCCGTCGTCCGCCGAGGACCGGGGGTACGGCGCTCTCCGTTACCCGGACGACGGCCGCACACACCCGGTACATTCGGCCGGACACACCAGGACGAATACAACGGGGGTTCCATGATTCGGTCGCTCCTGCGACGTCGCCGGGCGGCCTCGGGCCTCCCGGTGCCGGACGCGTGCACGCCCGGCCGGCACGTCCTGGCCACCCGGCACCTGCTGTTCTACACCCCGGTGACCAAGCTCGACGCGTTGGCGGCCTTCGCCGCGGGCGCGGACCCCGATGCCCAGCGCTGGCAGGGTAACCAGATGGACCAGGCCGTACCGGACGCCGACACCAGACAGGCCCTGCTGCGCATGGGCCCCAACGGCGCCACCCCCCGTTGGTTCCTCCGGTCCAACCCCGAGCTGGCCGAGCCCTTCGAACCCGGCCCCGGGATGTTCGAGTTCATGGTCTGTGTGCACCGCGACACCGGGCGCTACGCCGGGTACCTCGGACTTGACCACGACAGGGGTGAGATCGGCGGAGATCTCGCCCCCGATCATCGAGGCCAGGGCCTCGGCGCCGAACTGTTCCTGGCGGGCGCGGAGCTCGCCCACGGCCACGCCGGTCTGCCGACGGTACGGGCGGGCACGGCGACGGAGAACCTCGCGTGCCGCCGCGCCCTGGAACGCGCCGGCTTCGTCCCGGCCCCCGGCCCGGCCCGCCACACCCTGCCGGACGGCCGCGAGATGGACAGCGTCTGGTACCGGCACGAGGGCGCCGTGTCGGCGTGTAGAGGTACGGGTACGGGGGCGGGGTCCGGGGCGGGGATGTCCTGAGGCCTGCTCAGAACTCCGCGGTGTCCAGCTCGAACCCGAGAGGGCCGGGCAGGGACACGGTCAGTCCGAGCTTGTACTTGGCGGCCTTGGCGAAGGCGTCACCGGACGGCTCGGAGTGAACCGTCACCTCGCCCTCCTCACGATCGATCAGGAGGTAGACCGGGATGCCGGCGCGGGCGTAGCCGAGGATCTTCTTCTCCCGGTCGCGATCGGCGGTGCTGTCCGAGGTGACCTCGGCGACGAGGAGGACGGCGGAGAGGTCGTGCCATTCGTCACTGTCGTCGAAGGTTCCCTTCGGTGCGATCACGAGATCGGGGACGACGTGACCGGTCATGGAGGCACCGGGGACGTTCAGGCCGATGCCTGTGTAGTTACGTAGGGACCGGTCCTGTCGGCGGTCGATGACCTGTTCCGTCAGCTCCGACACGATCTCCTCGTGCTCCCCGTTGGCCGGAGGCGTCACGCAGA
Protein-coding sequences here:
- a CDS encoding SigE family RNA polymerase sigma factor; the protein is MPQENPGSPEGGDFAAYATAAWPRLVRTAHMLTGDFHEAEDLVQTTLAKVYARWRRIPRDDVDFYVRRSLVNNNISRVRKRRVAHLLTPFLPERVHERQAGHADTVAQRAAVTQALAALSARQRSVLVLRFWEDLSENEIAELLGCSLGTVKTHVRRGLSALRAHPVFATAQIEDRSSPVPGARS
- a CDS encoding helix-turn-helix domain-containing protein, whose protein sequence is MAERDDPEVIGRRVQQLRTERGLTQRQLAEPVYTPAYISTVEAGRVRASEPALRHIAERLGVGYEELATGRPAGFATELRLRLTGAQRTFATGATEAAAEGFEFVLAEAEEHGLMNEQADALLGLGECALETGDLQTAQLRFEQAEQRLGDAPLPARVPALRGRAVAHYLAGELRYSCYLFESTLDELNRTGMHDPDALLVLYAGVIGPYMDMGAHARAAQAAELALALAPQSGDPALVARMHRAVARTMIAEGRTAEADASLAKASELYRQLQTRTELANCHWMRGYLHAQNGDYERAEAELREARCMLSAKRAALYTSQVAVELADVLHRRGKSDEASELLREVISDLTSERGALHSAAAHRLLGIIAEDARAMDAAEEHYVRALSLLERAGAAGDLADLCRLLGDLYRRTGRVEAALDAYRTGLGHRTTPGTTTLGPAPAQPPL
- a CDS encoding GNAT family N-acetyltransferase, with amino-acid sequence MIRSLLRRRRAASGLPVPDACTPGRHVLATRHLLFYTPVTKLDALAAFAAGADPDAQRWQGNQMDQAVPDADTRQALLRMGPNGATPRWFLRSNPELAEPFEPGPGMFEFMVCVHRDTGRYAGYLGLDHDRGEIGGDLAPDHRGQGLGAELFLAGAELAHGHAGLPTVRAGTATENLACRRALERAGFVPAPGPARHTLPDGREMDSVWYRHEGAVSACRGTGTGAGSGAGMS
- a CDS encoding Uma2 family endonuclease, with product MATAEPIIMPGYQGEAIYGPYDDPDGDSDADSGAPDHTGASVEQVFQLFSATAPRGWRVELIEGEICVTPPANGEHEEIVSELTEQVIDRRQDRSLRNYTGIGLNVPGASMTGHVVPDLVIAPKGTFDDSDEWHDLSAVLLVAEVTSDSTADRDREKKILGYARAGIPVYLLIDREEGEVTVHSEPSGDAFAKAAKYKLGLTVSLPGPLGFELDTAEF